From Anopheles funestus chromosome 3RL, idAnoFuneDA-416_04, whole genome shotgun sequence, a single genomic window includes:
- the LOC125769885 gene encoding uncharacterized protein LOC125769885 isoform X2, translating to MLKWTVTKRSEANAKNVLPQEKMLLQQRQHARRSLGALSERLATVTSDGTVNGGSRNRKVRRSLGVCANYDKENQCITSTPHPAIGRTIGSPYSMALRDVSNITPNTTPCRPSNATPQSRKRTLAVSPVSSDLKRKEHVESVRETYATTLPTFDIEYSPCGVKDVPFLALRGLGLAEFDKPGRYFAANEQEPSAKRMKTLAKPLSLVEDLPLQPSEDKLNPCLTPLSSRLSELRFNKINFKRPLAVGKPINSLPQPALPPPPPSSVENMEDSELSLNSSEMGDLTLDKMIDAILESAKKDGRWATPRPKRSLSVKSKQSKGSSPTYTPADDPAADLYLGLRCPPRMFRQEGETTIILEETANHINEREVKTPDTKQEQRGMAFRNTVKMDYVRQSLNKCVAASPLDAACHLRRQKAVRRKHKLETAGNSAKQGTQRDEVTLEDCPMGSPETPYILCNQSKLSQLNVMQTPVRDEQLRLEAENPSHQILSANATPDIRSIDLQGTSTPTGGSVEKSRKCLNFSPTLSEDSIEKRRSVASSTTSRCFRTSTLTGSTIGTGAMRGTLELSIYLEQDRRLHVHVIRCKDLQRNTSTSSTGGSNAINAYVKVALINLGASQTSPTDLGFQRTTVHRNSSNPCYDQHFQFEIHPNDERRVQLAVWHRDREYKRSEFLGCMSFPIKNVTALGINGAYRLQPQSCLTNPTTPILETMCENSQSSMEELMNAEDSSSAKATSTVTSTTVSLAAGATGGTIGNAGGEQISLSKKAIHQRDADENLFLRFLELDPSPEASLTMGTGGGSQTTQPATPRRSSVSAASGPLKPMTGVTSSGRTPFTITKRLARTGDRGFGFSIVWTHPPRVEKVETGLSADRAGILPGDYVVFVDKHNVVTMPEQDVLNLIRTQGNSLLLEIFRRPQSTGGLQLQNRTNGLRSMSSGQALTSNLGGITNSTGNINSLNVSAGVVLAQPDEGEPFARTSPSPFGVARSSTACSNISIETAKRKLHLPQVTFSKESIVQQFPDDHRRKFLYQLISREQHFINAINFGIERFVNPLRERKDLISPSDHKILFQNIDELSRISEDILEQIIQDETEPQIHFASRVYLSKSTAVCAAYRKYCNGLKKADCVLVNKSRNSNCDFMKFITEPPVPRKRPDLTTFIHRPLQHFREILKLVQMIASHCRVDSEEHNNFNNIISELQAAYREITVGGGLMEPIGEGRPLLTLQDLEARMVFTKCKPFQLASHGRQWIFGGDLSRVEGRSIKPYWTLLFSDILLFAKVSRDRVLFITEEPIALSTITDSCFNIRKKGTEFRITIDPNGRQIESPTVHCAPDLSRTPKKNSKKRYIVLRAPSTELKAVWQNLLTRQIFLVNATLGSTPLSSPLDSPDILQSFVPISDIGATATSASSVKVSSLDGIHLKNQQSRLSRVPKQVEELIDEKCRKLNKTGVPQGSALHLAQWMKGQLNKQIIESDPIDSEPEQLVEDWSVEQVTNRSKELNLVDADGSPYRSASHCNGTSNGIVGKNNGPTNSQPTADDNSAFEDDDDNKSVSKSTTSDSQITVRSSPLSNKLDTISMCRQCLKNCKSRLNSPSSNSLTVQHSHSSPSNRCCVSNSATGSSLNKSPNSMSSVSSSSTLTMRGRTAGQEADCSGQGTMAENIVCNRQPSVVQLKQSGDTDRHIQLSINGNYKTMCQTPCHCKCTPKDFEKSTLSPDELLHERVKILDNVCEATTANITIQHSKDTSKMNGGYPLSAKHSLQERLDENTGNRDERRMECNNNEDDDTEWSLMGLIGLAQINPAASLVHMDPFEALPTIAVVPPTPDALGNSAYIRQSMPPSPWTTIERSQLQLAPSSLSSAHATEGTLSDEYSPDNSPEDEIAEPPYRALNPGLKRYGTISSLERVPSEDTDDNKTYSSEEDSESDIKIVTKEVYDNNTQTFLNWTTRAGNFIEESRAFIDRYLGRRDNSTDDPEANGEDWEKSREKRTGEQHAASSGGDEEETIEGETSATSGEEVWGTPTSGGENDDMQIFGSIEQTHSSPTKSSSSYTGDDDTELMMDELLMAPPMTASAVRGLLPRRKLEPLFEEDSESAESDDDSKPLSGRDHQGQASEKNPPVYADLNDSTGTDSVSTTPSSTPQAERNETIKTTTPDENYGSVADRCYASVQLPSTGTHCASDTARFADKANVPIGLSPRLEMRLALNHDILGDEDLLTYSPGPDLTAILGRDLSTYHRMNGKDIIMNRIVTRVSSYMNIQAVATSTPVSKPNTVEPHGSVTSQAMRNGMSSSYQQNNSKMDTPILHRRKTTAPATWSSFGFVDREERTLSDLERLARREKVYCMTQLNHNASQLKRVASFNTTTKHTSKLFNFLYRRNSENQLAGLFTSRDSAEDSSATCHSDPSRLNSPRKETVKSLDRRFWKQLSKRRRASFHEELTTGAS from the exons ATGTTGAAGTGGACGGTTACAAAGCGTTCGGAAGCAAACGCAAAAAATGTGCTCCCACAAGAGAAAATGTTGCTGCAACAGCGACAACACGCAAGACGTTCTTTGGGAGCGTTAAGTGAACGCTTGGCTACGGTCACCTCGGACGGTACGGTGAACGGTGGGTCAAGAAATAGGAAAGTTCGTCGATCACTTGGAGTTTGCGCCAATTATGATAAGGAAAATCAATGCATCACTTCGACGCCACATCCTGCGATAGGACGGACCATTGGTTCACCGTACTCTATGGCGTTGCGTGATGTTAGTAACATTACGCCAAACACTACGCCATGCCGCCCCTCGAACGCTACACCGCAGAGTCGCAAACGAACATTAGCCGTATCGCCCGTATCGTCCGATCTTAAGAGAAAGGAACACGTGGAGAGTGTTCGTGAGACGTACGCTACAACACTACCCACGTTCGACATAGAGTATTCTCCGTGTGGCGTGAAGGATGTCCCCTTCTTAGCGCTTCGTGGGCTGGGACTAGCAGAATTCGACAAACCGGGCAGGTACTTCGCTGCGAATGAACAGGAACCGTCtgcaaaacgaatgaaaacgtTGGCGAAGCCATTGTCACTCGTTGAGGATCTTCCCTTGCAACCTTCCGAGGACAAGTTGAATCCATGCTTGACTCCTTTGTCGTCGCGCTTGTCTGAATTacgttttaataaaatcaatttcaaaagaCCTCTAGCCGTTGGCAAGCCGATCAATAGCTTGCCGCAGCCGGCACtgccacctccaccaccatcgTCCGTTGAAAACATGGAAGACTCCGAGTTGTCGCTCAACTCGTCAGAAATGGGTGATTTAACGCTCGACAAGATGATCGATGCCATATTGGAGAGTGCCAAAAAGGATGGTAGATGGGCAACGCCGCGTCCAAAGCGATCGTTGAGCGTCAAATCGAAGCAATCGAAAGGATCGTCACCCACCTACACGCCTGCAGATGATCCAGCGGCTGATTTATACCTCGGACTACGGTGTCCTCCACGGATGTTTCGACAGGAAGGCGAAACGACGATAATACTGGAAGAGACGGCAAATCACATCAACGAACGGGAGGTGAAAACTCCCGATACCAAGCAGGAGCAGCGCGGCATGGCATTCAGAAACACAGTGAAGATGGACTATGTACGTCAATCACTGAATAAATGCGTTGCAGCTAGTCCTCTAGATGCGGCATGTCATCTGCGTCGCCAGAAAGCGGTCCGGAGAAAACACAAACTCGAAACTGCCGGTAATAGTGCAAAACAGGGTACCCAGCGTGATGAAGTTACGCTCGAGGACTGTCCGATGGGCAGTCCAGAAACGCCGTACATACTCTGCAATCAGTCGAAACTCAGTCAGCTAAATGTGATGCAAACTCCTGTACGCGATGAACAGCTGCGGTTGGAGGCGGAAAATCCGTCACATCAAATCTTGTCGGCGAACGCAACACCCGACATACGGTCCATAGATTTGCAGGGCACCTCAACGCCAACCGGGGGATCGGTCGAAAAGAgtcgaaaatgtttaaacttCTCCCCTACGCTTAGTGAGGATTCGATTGAAAAGCGTCGATCAGTGGCATCGTCTACGACTTCGCGCTGCTTCAGAACGAGTACATTGACCGGCTCTACAATCGGTACTGGTGCAATGCGCGGTACACTGGAGCTTAGCATCTATCTTGAGCAGGACCGGCGATTGCACGTACACG TTATCCGGTGTAAAGACCTGCAACGGAACACTTCCACTAGTAGTACGGGCGGTAGCAATGCTATCAATGCGTACGTTAAGGTGGCACTGATCAATCTGGGCGCGTCACAAACGTCCCCAACGGATCTAGGCTTTCAACGGACCACTGTACACCGAAACTCAAGTAATCCTTGCTACGATCAGCACTTCCAGTTCGAAATTCACCCAAACGATGAGCGCCGTGTACAACTGGCCGTGTGGCATCGAGATCGGGAATATAA GCGTAGTGAATTTCTAGGATGCATGTCATTCccaataaaaaatgttactgCACTG GGCATTAATGGAGCATACCGTCTGCAGCCGCAATCCTGTCTGACAAATCCTACCACACCGATACTAGAAACAATGTGTGAAAATTCCCAATCGAGCATGGAAGAGCTAATGAACGCTGAAGACAGCAGTAGCGCAAAGGCAACGAGCACCGTTACCTCTACAACTGTGTCTCTGGCTGCAGGAGCAACTGGTGGAACCATTGGTAATGCTGGTGGTGAACAAATCAGCCTCAGTAAGAAAGCAATCCACCAGCGCGATGCAGATGAGAATCTGTTTTTGCGCTTCCTGGAACTTGATCCGTCTCCCGAGGCATCATTAACGATGGGCACTGGTGGTGGAAGTCAGACAACCCAGCCAGCCACCCCCCGACGTAGCTCGGTTAGTGCCGCGAGTGGTCCGCTCAAACCAATGACAGGGGTAACATCGTCAGGTCGGACACCATTTACAATCACAAAACGGTTGGCGCGTACGGGCGATCGAGGTTTTGGATTTTCCATCGTTTGGACTCATCCTCCGAGGGTGGAAAAGGTGGAAACGGGCCTGTCGGCGGATCGTGCAGGAATTTTGCCCGGTGATTATGTGGTGTTTGTCGATAAGCACAATGTAGTTACGATGCCGGAACAGGACGTGCTGAACCTGATTCGAACACAAGGCAACTCGCTGCTTCTCGAGATTTTTCGACGTCCTCAGTCGACAGGTGGACTGCAGCTGCAAAACCGAACAAATGGTTTGCGCAGCATGTCATCTGGACAAGCGCTAACGTCGAACCTTGGTGGCATTACGAACAGTACGGGAAACATCAATTCGCTCAACGTGTCGGCCGGTGTTGTTCTGGCACAACCGGATGAAGGTGAACCATTTGCAAGGACATCCCCGTCTCCATTCGGTGTGGCACGATCATCCACAGCGTGTTCGAACATTTCGATTGAAACCGCTAAGCGAAAACTCCATCTGCCACAGGTTACTTTTAGCAAAGAG TCAATTGTTCAACAATTTCCTGACGATCATCGCCGCAAGTTCCTCTATCAGCTGATTAGCCGTGAGCAGCATTTTATTAATGCCATTAACTTTGGTATCGAGcgatttgtcaatccactacgCGAACGAAAAGACTTAATCTCACCGAGCGATCACAAAATCCTGTTTCAAAATATTGACGAG CTATCGCGAATATCGGAAGATATTCTGGAGCAAATTATTCAGGACGAAACCGAACCACAAATCCATTTTGCTTCCCGTGTTTATTTATCGAAAAGTACAGCAGTCTGTGCAGCTTACAGGAAGTATTGCAATGGACTGAAGAAAGCTGATTGTGTGTTG GTCAACAAGTCTAGAAATTCAAACTGTGATTTTATGAAATTCATTACGGAGCCACCGGTACCAAGGAAACGTCCAGATCTAACTACATTCATACATCGACCGCTTCAGCATTTtagggaaattttaaaattagtgCAAATGATAGCGTCCCATTGTCGTGTAGATAGTGAAGAACATAATAATTTCAACAATATCATAAGCGAATTACAG GCTGCGTACCGCGAAATAACCGTCGGTGGAGGGCTAATGGAGCCAATCGGAGAAGGGCGTCCGCTTTTAACGTTACAGGACCTAGAGGCACGTATGGTGTTCACGAAATGCAAACCATTTCAGCTGGCATCTCATGGACGGCAGTGGATTTTTG GTGGGGATCTGTCACGTGTTGAGGGACGTTCTATAAAACCTTATTGGACTCTGCTCTTTAGTGACAtccttttgtttgctaaagTGAGTCGAGATCGAGTACTTTTTATCACCGAGGAGCCGATAGCGCTATCTACAATAACTGATTCGTGTTTTAATATTCGCAAAAAGG GTACCGAATTCCGAATCACCATAGACCCCAACGGCAGACAGATTGAAAGTCCTACGGTACATTGTGCACCGGACCTATCCCggacaccgaaaaaaaattccaaaaaacgTTACATTGTGCTTCGTGCCCCGTCAACAGAATTGAAAGCAGTCTGGCAAAATTTGCTAACCAGGCAAAT TTTTTTAGTAAATGCAACCCTAGGCTCAACACCATTGAGCAGCCCCCTTGACTCACCGGATATTTTGCAATCGTTTGTACCGATCAGCGATATCGGAGCGACGGCTACATCGGCATCTTCGGTGAAGGTATCATCGCTGGATGGCATTCACCTTAAAAACCAACAG TCAAGGCTAAGCAGAGTTCCGAAACAGGTTGAAGAGCTTATCGATGAAAAGTGTAGAAAGCTCAATAAAACCGGTGTACCGCAGGGCAGTGCTCTACATTTGGCGCAATGGATGAAAGGTCAGCTGAATAAACAGATCATCGAATCCGATCCTATAGATTCCGAACCCGAACAATTGGTAGAAGATTGGTCGGTAGAGCAGGTGACTAATCGGTCAAAAGAACTGAACCTGGTCGATGCTGACGGCAGCCCTTACAGATCCGCTTCTCATTGCAATGGTACTAGCAATGGGATTGTAGGCAAAAATAACGGACCCACCAACAGCCAACCGACAGCTGACGACAATTCAGCgtttgaagatgatgatgataataagAGTGTTTCTAAGAGTACGACATCCGACAGTCAG ATAACAGTAAGGTCAAGCCCGTTAAGCAACAAATTGGACACAATATCCATGTGCCGGCagtgtttgaaaaattgtaaaagcCGTTTAAATTCACCAAGTAGCAACTCCCTAACAGTCCAGCATAGTCACAGTTCTCCGTCAAACCGTTGCTGTGTGTCTAATTCTGCCACGGGTAGCAGTCTCAATAAGAGCCCTAACTCAATGTCAAGTGTATCATCGTCAAGCACACTGACCATGCGCGGAAGAACTGCGGGACAGGAAGCGGATTGTTCGGGTCAAGGAACGATGGCGGAAAACATTGTCTGCAACAGACAACCATCGGTTGTTCAATTGAAACAAAGCGGAGATACCGATCGACACATTCAGTTGTCGATAAACGGCAACTATAAAACAATGTGCCAAACACCATGCCATTGTAAATGTACGCCAAAAGATTTCGAAAAAAGTACCCTCAGCCCCGATGAGCTACTTCACGAACGTGTGAAAATATTGGATAATGTTTGTGAAGCCACTACCGCAAACATAACTATTCAGCATTCAAAGGATACTAGCAAGATGAATGGTGGTTACCCGTTAAGCGCAAAGCATTCGTTGCAGGAGCGTCTGGACGAGAACACCGGTAATCGTGATGAGCGCAGGATGGAATGTAATAACAACGAGGACGATGATACTGAGTGGTCGTTAATGGGGTTGATTGGATTGGCTCAAATAAATCCAGCCGCGTCGCTAGTTCATATGGATCCCTTCGAAGCATTGCCAACCATCGCTGTAGTACCGCCGACACCGGATGCGTTGGGCAATTCGGCGTATATACGGCAGTCTATGCCGCCTTCGCCATGGACAACGATCGAAAGAAGTCAACTTCAGCTAGCACCGAGTAGTTTGAGTTCCGCACACGCTACCGAAGGAACACTGAGTGATGAATACTCGCCAGATAATTCACCAGAGGACGAAATAGCTGAACCACCATACCGTGCGTTGAATCCTGGTTTAAAGCGATACGGAACAATATCGAGTTTGGAGCGTGTTCCATCGGAAGATACGGATGATAACAAGACGTATTCTTCCGAAGAAGATTCGGAAAGTg ACATTAAAATTGTTACCAAAGAAGTATACGACAATAATACGCAGACATTTCTGAATTGGACGACTAGAGCAGGCAATTTTATCGAAGAATCTCGAGCATTCATCGATCGGTATCTTGGACGTCGAGATAACAGTACTGATGACCCAGAAGCAAATGGTGAAGACTGGGAGAAAAGTCGTGAAAAACGGACCGGTGAACAACATGCAGCGAGCAGTGGAGGCGACGAGGAGGAAACAATTGAAGGTGAAACCTCCGCCACCTCTGGGGAGGAAGTTTGGGGTACTCCTACCAGTGGTGGTGAAAATGATGATATGCAGATATTTGGTAGCATAGAACAAACGCATTCG TCCCCAACCAAGTCGTCTTCGTCATATACAGGTGACGATGACACTGAATTGATGATGGACGAATTGCTGATGGCACCTCCGATgacggctagtgctgttcgCGGACTTCTCCCGAG aagaaagcttGAGCCACTGTTCGAAGAGGACAGTGAGAGCGCGGAATCAGATGATGACAGTAAACCACTCAGCGGTCGTGATCACCAG GGGCAAGCTTCGGAAAAAAATCCTCCGGTTTATGCGGATTTAAACGATTCCACCGGTACCGATTCGGTAAGTACGACGCCGTCATCGACCCCGCAGGCCGAGAGGAACGAGACGATCAAGACTACCACTCCCGACGAAAACTATGGGAGTGTTGCTGACAGATGTTATGCATCTGTGCAGCTCCCGAGCACCGGGACACACTGTGCAAGCGATACCGCACGTTTCGCCGACAAGGCAAATGTACCGATCGGGCTCAGTCCAAGGCTCGAGATGCGCTTGGCACTGAATCACGACATTCTCGGCGACGAAGATCTGCTCACCTACAGTCCTGGACCGGACCTGACGGCAATTCTCGGACGCGACCTCTCCACATACCATCGGATGAATGGGAAGGACATTATCATGAATCGTATCGTGACGCGTGTGAGCAGCTACATGAATATTCAAGCGGTGGCGACATCGACCCCGGTCAGCAAACCGAACACAGTGGAACCCCACGGTTCTGTGACGAGCCAAGCTATGAGAAACGGAATGAGCTCATCATATcagcaaaacaattcaaagATGGATACTCCTATACTGCACCGACGAAAAACTACCGCCCCAGCTACCTGGAGCAGTTTTGGGTTTGTGGATCGAG AAGAAAGGACTCTGTCGGACCTGGAACGTTTGGCGAGGCGGGAGAAAGTTTACTGTATGACTCAGCTCAATCACAACGCTTCTCAGCTGAAACGAGTAGCTAGCTTTAACACGACCACAAAACACACCAGCAAGCT ATTCAACTTTTTGTATCGACGGAACTCGGAAAACCAGCTGGCAGGACTTTTCACTTCGAGGGATAGTGCAGAAGATAGTAGTGCTACGTGCCATTCCGATCCGAGCCGTTTAAATTCTCCCCGGAAGGAAACG GTAAAATCACTTGATCGAAGGTTTTGGAAGCAACTAAGCAAAAGACGACGTGCTAGTTTCCATGAAGAACTCACAACTGGGGCATCATAA